The following are encoded together in the Labeo rohita strain BAU-BD-2019 chromosome 17, IGBB_LRoh.1.0, whole genome shotgun sequence genome:
- the xdh gene encoding xanthine dehydrogenase/oxidase isoform X1, protein MSLTVEEIKNKLQSPGDDLVFFVNGKKITEKNAEPEITLLTYLRRSLGLTGTKLGCAEGGCGACTVMVSKYHPHQNQIIHYAVNACLAPLCSLHHCAVTTVEGIGSVASKLHPVQERIAKAHGSQCGFCTPGIVMSMYALLRNNPQPNMHDIQEAFQGNLCRCTGYRPILEGYRTFTKDGGCCGGNGQTNSCCMTNGNAQEHDSDNSTLPVQKLYDQSEFMPLDPTQEIIFPPELMTLSKQPQRELRFVGERVVWIQPCSLKELLELKATYPNAKLVVGNTEVGIEMKFKNLLYPVILAPAYIPELNIIQHTQDGIQVGASVTLTVLGEVLRTAVKNLPAHQTEVFKAVLEQLRWFAGQQIRNVAAVGGNIMTASPISDLNPVFMAAGCKLTVMSKGEKRVLEMDDKFFPGYRKTILKPEEILLSIKIPYTKKGQYFSAFKQSPRKEDDIAIVTCGMNVLFKEQSNIVQSIRISYGGMASVTVFATTTCNRLLNRQWNEELLEEACTSLAEEMILSPSAPGGMVTYRRTLTISFFYKFFLTVQHKLALDLQMEGVTVEDIRPEYATATELFQLDLPSSVQLYQAVPPGHNSDDVVGQPIMHLSALKQATGEAIYCDDIPCYENELHLALVTSTKAHALIKSIDTSDAMAVPGVVAFVSAKDIPGSNMTGPAVYDETVFADDKVTCVGHVVGAIVADTQAHAQRAAKAVKISYEELQPVIVTIQDAIANKSFFQPVRSIERGDVAQGFKDSDHILHGGMHIGGQEHFYLETNCTLAVPRGEDGEMELFVSTQSASKTQALVAKALGVPANRVVCRVKRMGGAFGGKECRSTILSTVVAVAAYMVKRPVRCMLDRDEDMLVTGGRHPFFGHYKVGYMNDGRVMALDVTLYSNAGNSLDLSLSILERALFHMDNSYNIPNIRGTGYMCKTNLPSNSAFRGFGGPQGMMIAESWMSDVALSCGLPAEEVRRMNLYKEGDFTPFNQRLDQFTIDRCWEECMQLSDFNKRKDAVEQYNRQHRWTKRGLSIIPTKFGISFTAVFLNQAGALVLVYSDGSVLLTHGGTEMGQGLHTKMIQVASKTLGIPCSKIHITETSTNTVPNTSPTAASASSDLNGMAIYNACQTLLQRLQPYKDKNPKGCWEDWVKAAYFDRVSLSANGFYKTPDLGYDFETNSGRPFNYFSYGVAVSEVEIDCLTGSHKNLHTSIVMDVGKSLNPALDIGQVEGGFMQGLGLFTLEELRYSPDGYLYTRGPGMYKIPAFGDIPIELKVSLLRDAPNEKAIYSSKAVGEPPLFLAASVFYAIKDAITAARAESGLTGPFRLDSPATPERIRNACEDKFTKLCPPADPGTFTPWAVQV, encoded by the exons ATGTCGCTTACAGTGGAAgagattaaaaacaaacttcaGTCTCCAGGGGATGACCTTGTTTTCTTCGTTAATGGAAAAAAG ATCACTGAGAAGAATGCCGAGCCTGAGATAACACTCTTGACATATCTAAGGAGAAGCT TGGGTCTGACGGGAACCAAACTGGGATGTGCTGAAGGAGGTTGTGGAGCCTGCACTGTAATGGTGTCCAAATATCATCCACATCAAAACCAGATTAT TCACTATGCGGTTAATGCCTGTCTGGCTCCTCTGTGCTCTCTGCATCACTGTGCGGTTACAACCGTGGAGGGCATCGGCAGTGTTGCGAGCAAACTCCATCCTGTACAG GAGCGAATTGCAAAAGCTCATGGGTCACAGTGTGGGTTCTGCACTCCAGGAATTGTGATGTCTATGTATGCTCTTTTGAGAAACAACCCTCAACCCAACATGCATGACATTCAGGAGGCCTTTCAAG GCAATTTATGTCGCTGTACTGGGTACAGACCTATTCTAGAAGGCTACAGAACATTCACAAAG GATGGGGGATGTTGTGGTGGAAACGGACAAACTAATAGCTGTTGCATGACTAATGGAAACGCACAAGAGCATGACAGT GACAATTCAACACTTCCAGTTCAGAAATTGTATGACCAATCTGAGTTCATGCCACTGGACCCAACACAAGAGATTATTTTCCCACCTGAGCTCATG ACCCTAAGTAAACAGCCCCAGAGAGAGCTGAGGTTTGTTGGGGAACGAGTGGTTTGGATTCAACCCTGCTCCCTCAAAGAACTCTTGGAGCTGAAGGCAACCTATCCAAACGCTAAACTAGTGGTTGGGAACACAGAAGTTG GTATTGAGATGAAGTTCAAAAACCTTCTTTACCCTGTGATTCTGGCACCAGCTTACATCCCTGAACTGAACATCATCCAACACACTCAGGATG GCATTCAGGTTGGTGCATCAGTGACGTTGACTGTGCTGGGGGAAGTGTTGCGTACAGCGGTGAAGAATCTGCCTGCTCATCAGACGGAGGTCTTTAAGGCTGTTCTTGAGCAGCTGCGTTGGTTTGCAGGACaacaaattagaaatgttgcg GCCGTTGGTGGCAATATTATGACAGCGAGTCCCATTTCAGACCTCAACCCAGTGTTTATGGCAGCCGGCTGCAAACTAACGGTGATGTCCAaag GGGAGAAACGTGTTCTTGAAATGGATGACAAGTTCTTCCCCGGTTATAGGAAGACCATTTTGAAGCCAGAGGAGATTCTGTTGTCTATTAAGATTCCATACACAAAAAAG GGCCAGTACTTCTCAGCTTTCAAACAGTCCCCTCGCAAAGAGGATGACATTGCCATTGTCACATGTGGGATGAATGTATTGTTCAAAGAGCAATCCAATATAGTGCAGAGTATCCGAATAAGCTACGGAGGAATGGCCTCTGTCACAGTTTTTGCCACTACGACATGCAACAGGTTACTGAACAG GCAATGGAACGAGGAGCTTCTAGAGGAAGCCTGCACCTCATTGGCTGAGGAGATGATTCTGTCTCCGTCAGCTCCTGGTGGGATGGTGACATACAGACGCACACTGACTATCAGCTTCTTCTATAAGTTCTTCCTCACTGTCCAGCACAAACTGGCTCTGGATCTGCAAATGGAG GGTGTGACTGTGGAAGACATCAGACCTGAATATGCTACTGCTACTGAGCTCTTCCAGTTGGACTTACCGTCCAGTGTACAGCTCTACCAG GCAGTTCCCCCTGGTCACAATAGTGATGATGTCGTGGGGCAACCGATCATGCACCTCTCTGCGCTTAAGCAGGCCACAGGAGAAGCGATCTACTGTGACGACATCCCTTGTTATGAAAATGAGCTCCATTTGGCTTTGGTGACCAGCACTAAAGCTCACGCACTAATAAA ATCCATTGACACCTCTGATGCAATGGCAGTTCCTGGAGTGGTCGCATTTGTCTCTGCCAAAGACATCCCAGGAAGTAACATGACAGGACCTGCCGTTTATGATGAGACAGTTTTTGCAGAtgataag GTCACATGCGTTGGACATGTAGTAGGGGCCATTGTGGCAGACACACAGGCTCATGCTCAGAGAGCAGCTAAAGCTGTGAAGATCAGCTATGAGGAACTGCAGCCTGTGATTGTCACCATTCAG GATGCTATTGCCAACAAGTCCTTTTTTCAGCCAGTGAGAAGTATAGAGAGAGGAGATGTTGCACAAGGATTCAAAGACTCTGATCACATCTTGCACG GTGGGATGCACATTGGAGGACAGGAACATTTTTATCTGGAGACTAATTGCACTCTGGCCGTCCCTCGCGGAGAGGATGGAGAAATGGAGCTGTTTGTGTCCACACAGTCGGCCTCCAAGACTCAA GCCCTAGTGGCTAAAGCTTTGGGAGTGCCTGCCAACCGGGTGGTGTGTCGTGTAAAGAGGATGGGAGGAGCATTTGGAGGGAAGGAGTGTCGGAGTACCATTCTGTCCACAGTGGTGGCTGTTGCAGCATATat GGTCAAGAGGCCAGTTCGTTGTATGTTAGATCGCGATGAGGACATGCTGGTCACAGGTGGTCGGCATCCATTCTTTGGACATTACAAG GTTGGTTACATGAATGATGGAAGAGTGATGGCGCTTGATGTGACGCTCTACAGCAACGCAGGCAATTCACTGGACCTGTCATTGTCA ATCCTGGAGAGGGCATTATTTCACATGGATAACTCCTACAACATTCCTAACATTCGTGGCACAGGCTACATGTGTAAAACCAACCTGCCGTCTAACTCGGCGTTCAGAGGCTTTGGTGGGCCGCAGGGCATGATGATCGCAGAGAGCTGGATGAGTGATGTGGCTCTGAGCTGTGGTCTGCCTGCTGAAGAG GTGAGGAGGATGAACTTATACAAGGAGGGGGATTTCACACCCTTTAATCAACGTCTGGACCAGTTCACTATTGATCGCTGCTGGGAGGAATGCATgcagctctcagatttcaatAAGCGCAAGGATGCAGTGGAACAATACAACAG GCAGCATCGTTGGACCAAAAGAGGGTTGTCTATCATTCCCACCAAGTTTGGCATCAGCTTCACTGCAGTCTTTCTCAACCAG GCTGGAGCATTGGTACTTGTGTACTCGGATGGTTCGGTTTTACTAACTCATGGTGGAACAGAGATGGGCCAAGGCCTGCACACTAAAATGATCCAG GTGGCCAGTAAAACTCTTGGAATCCCCTGCTCAAAGATTCACATCACAGAGACCAGCACTAACACAGTTCCCAACACCAGCCCTACGGCCGCCTCTGCCTCCTCGGACCTTAACGGCATGGCCATCTAT AATGCTTGCCAGACGTTACTACAGAGACTTCAGCCTTACAAAGACAAAAACCCCAAAGGCTGCTGGGAGGATTGG GTGAAAGCAGCCTATTTTGACAGAGTCAGTTTGTCTGCCAATGGATTTTACAA gaCTCCAGATCTTGGTTatgattttgaaacaaattCAGGAAGGCCATTTAACTACTTCAGTTATGGCGTGGCCGTCTCAGAGGTGGAGATAGACTGTCTAACCGGCAGTCATAAG AATCTGCATACATCTATAGTCATGGATGTGGGCAAGAGTTTAAATCCAGCATTGGACATTGGACAG GTGGAGGGTGGTTTCATGCAAGGTTTGGGTCTTTTCACCCTGGAGGAGCTACGCTACTCTCCTGATGGCTACCTGTATACTCGTGGACCTGGCATGTATAAGATTCCCGCTTTTGGGGATATTCCTATTGAATTAAAGGTCTCGCTGCTCAGAGATGCTCCTAATGAAAAGGCCATCTACTCCTCAAAG GCTGTGGGCGAACCTCCTCTCTTTCTGGCGGCCTCAGTGTTTTATGCTATTAAAGACGCCATCACAGCTGCTAGGGCTGAGTCCGGCCTGACTGGACCCTTTAGACTGGACAGCCCCGCCACGCCTGAACGGATACGAAATGCCTGTGAAGATAAGTTTACTAAACTG TGTCCTCCTGCGGATCCTGGCACCTTTACTCCGTGGGCAGTGCAGGTGTAA
- the xdh gene encoding xanthine dehydrogenase/oxidase isoform X2, with translation MTNGNAQEHDSDNSTLPVQKLYDQSEFMPLDPTQEIIFPPELMTLSKQPQRELRFVGERVVWIQPCSLKELLELKATYPNAKLVVGNTEVGIEMKFKNLLYPVILAPAYIPELNIIQHTQDGIQVGASVTLTVLGEVLRTAVKNLPAHQTEVFKAVLEQLRWFAGQQIRNVAAVGGNIMTASPISDLNPVFMAAGCKLTVMSKGEKRVLEMDDKFFPGYRKTILKPEEILLSIKIPYTKKGQYFSAFKQSPRKEDDIAIVTCGMNVLFKEQSNIVQSIRISYGGMASVTVFATTTCNRLLNRQWNEELLEEACTSLAEEMILSPSAPGGMVTYRRTLTISFFYKFFLTVQHKLALDLQMEGVTVEDIRPEYATATELFQLDLPSSVQLYQAVPPGHNSDDVVGQPIMHLSALKQATGEAIYCDDIPCYENELHLALVTSTKAHALIKSIDTSDAMAVPGVVAFVSAKDIPGSNMTGPAVYDETVFADDKVTCVGHVVGAIVADTQAHAQRAAKAVKISYEELQPVIVTIQDAIANKSFFQPVRSIERGDVAQGFKDSDHILHGGMHIGGQEHFYLETNCTLAVPRGEDGEMELFVSTQSASKTQALVAKALGVPANRVVCRVKRMGGAFGGKECRSTILSTVVAVAAYMVKRPVRCMLDRDEDMLVTGGRHPFFGHYKVGYMNDGRVMALDVTLYSNAGNSLDLSLSILERALFHMDNSYNIPNIRGTGYMCKTNLPSNSAFRGFGGPQGMMIAESWMSDVALSCGLPAEEVRRMNLYKEGDFTPFNQRLDQFTIDRCWEECMQLSDFNKRKDAVEQYNRQHRWTKRGLSIIPTKFGISFTAVFLNQAGALVLVYSDGSVLLTHGGTEMGQGLHTKMIQVASKTLGIPCSKIHITETSTNTVPNTSPTAASASSDLNGMAIYNACQTLLQRLQPYKDKNPKGCWEDWVKAAYFDRVSLSANGFYKTPDLGYDFETNSGRPFNYFSYGVAVSEVEIDCLTGSHKNLHTSIVMDVGKSLNPALDIGQVEGGFMQGLGLFTLEELRYSPDGYLYTRGPGMYKIPAFGDIPIELKVSLLRDAPNEKAIYSSKAVGEPPLFLAASVFYAIKDAITAARAESGLTGPFRLDSPATPERIRNACEDKFTKLCPPADPGTFTPWAVQV, from the exons ATGACTAATGGAAACGCACAAGAGCATGACAGT GACAATTCAACACTTCCAGTTCAGAAATTGTATGACCAATCTGAGTTCATGCCACTGGACCCAACACAAGAGATTATTTTCCCACCTGAGCTCATG ACCCTAAGTAAACAGCCCCAGAGAGAGCTGAGGTTTGTTGGGGAACGAGTGGTTTGGATTCAACCCTGCTCCCTCAAAGAACTCTTGGAGCTGAAGGCAACCTATCCAAACGCTAAACTAGTGGTTGGGAACACAGAAGTTG GTATTGAGATGAAGTTCAAAAACCTTCTTTACCCTGTGATTCTGGCACCAGCTTACATCCCTGAACTGAACATCATCCAACACACTCAGGATG GCATTCAGGTTGGTGCATCAGTGACGTTGACTGTGCTGGGGGAAGTGTTGCGTACAGCGGTGAAGAATCTGCCTGCTCATCAGACGGAGGTCTTTAAGGCTGTTCTTGAGCAGCTGCGTTGGTTTGCAGGACaacaaattagaaatgttgcg GCCGTTGGTGGCAATATTATGACAGCGAGTCCCATTTCAGACCTCAACCCAGTGTTTATGGCAGCCGGCTGCAAACTAACGGTGATGTCCAaag GGGAGAAACGTGTTCTTGAAATGGATGACAAGTTCTTCCCCGGTTATAGGAAGACCATTTTGAAGCCAGAGGAGATTCTGTTGTCTATTAAGATTCCATACACAAAAAAG GGCCAGTACTTCTCAGCTTTCAAACAGTCCCCTCGCAAAGAGGATGACATTGCCATTGTCACATGTGGGATGAATGTATTGTTCAAAGAGCAATCCAATATAGTGCAGAGTATCCGAATAAGCTACGGAGGAATGGCCTCTGTCACAGTTTTTGCCACTACGACATGCAACAGGTTACTGAACAG GCAATGGAACGAGGAGCTTCTAGAGGAAGCCTGCACCTCATTGGCTGAGGAGATGATTCTGTCTCCGTCAGCTCCTGGTGGGATGGTGACATACAGACGCACACTGACTATCAGCTTCTTCTATAAGTTCTTCCTCACTGTCCAGCACAAACTGGCTCTGGATCTGCAAATGGAG GGTGTGACTGTGGAAGACATCAGACCTGAATATGCTACTGCTACTGAGCTCTTCCAGTTGGACTTACCGTCCAGTGTACAGCTCTACCAG GCAGTTCCCCCTGGTCACAATAGTGATGATGTCGTGGGGCAACCGATCATGCACCTCTCTGCGCTTAAGCAGGCCACAGGAGAAGCGATCTACTGTGACGACATCCCTTGTTATGAAAATGAGCTCCATTTGGCTTTGGTGACCAGCACTAAAGCTCACGCACTAATAAA ATCCATTGACACCTCTGATGCAATGGCAGTTCCTGGAGTGGTCGCATTTGTCTCTGCCAAAGACATCCCAGGAAGTAACATGACAGGACCTGCCGTTTATGATGAGACAGTTTTTGCAGAtgataag GTCACATGCGTTGGACATGTAGTAGGGGCCATTGTGGCAGACACACAGGCTCATGCTCAGAGAGCAGCTAAAGCTGTGAAGATCAGCTATGAGGAACTGCAGCCTGTGATTGTCACCATTCAG GATGCTATTGCCAACAAGTCCTTTTTTCAGCCAGTGAGAAGTATAGAGAGAGGAGATGTTGCACAAGGATTCAAAGACTCTGATCACATCTTGCACG GTGGGATGCACATTGGAGGACAGGAACATTTTTATCTGGAGACTAATTGCACTCTGGCCGTCCCTCGCGGAGAGGATGGAGAAATGGAGCTGTTTGTGTCCACACAGTCGGCCTCCAAGACTCAA GCCCTAGTGGCTAAAGCTTTGGGAGTGCCTGCCAACCGGGTGGTGTGTCGTGTAAAGAGGATGGGAGGAGCATTTGGAGGGAAGGAGTGTCGGAGTACCATTCTGTCCACAGTGGTGGCTGTTGCAGCATATat GGTCAAGAGGCCAGTTCGTTGTATGTTAGATCGCGATGAGGACATGCTGGTCACAGGTGGTCGGCATCCATTCTTTGGACATTACAAG GTTGGTTACATGAATGATGGAAGAGTGATGGCGCTTGATGTGACGCTCTACAGCAACGCAGGCAATTCACTGGACCTGTCATTGTCA ATCCTGGAGAGGGCATTATTTCACATGGATAACTCCTACAACATTCCTAACATTCGTGGCACAGGCTACATGTGTAAAACCAACCTGCCGTCTAACTCGGCGTTCAGAGGCTTTGGTGGGCCGCAGGGCATGATGATCGCAGAGAGCTGGATGAGTGATGTGGCTCTGAGCTGTGGTCTGCCTGCTGAAGAG GTGAGGAGGATGAACTTATACAAGGAGGGGGATTTCACACCCTTTAATCAACGTCTGGACCAGTTCACTATTGATCGCTGCTGGGAGGAATGCATgcagctctcagatttcaatAAGCGCAAGGATGCAGTGGAACAATACAACAG GCAGCATCGTTGGACCAAAAGAGGGTTGTCTATCATTCCCACCAAGTTTGGCATCAGCTTCACTGCAGTCTTTCTCAACCAG GCTGGAGCATTGGTACTTGTGTACTCGGATGGTTCGGTTTTACTAACTCATGGTGGAACAGAGATGGGCCAAGGCCTGCACACTAAAATGATCCAG GTGGCCAGTAAAACTCTTGGAATCCCCTGCTCAAAGATTCACATCACAGAGACCAGCACTAACACAGTTCCCAACACCAGCCCTACGGCCGCCTCTGCCTCCTCGGACCTTAACGGCATGGCCATCTAT AATGCTTGCCAGACGTTACTACAGAGACTTCAGCCTTACAAAGACAAAAACCCCAAAGGCTGCTGGGAGGATTGG GTGAAAGCAGCCTATTTTGACAGAGTCAGTTTGTCTGCCAATGGATTTTACAA gaCTCCAGATCTTGGTTatgattttgaaacaaattCAGGAAGGCCATTTAACTACTTCAGTTATGGCGTGGCCGTCTCAGAGGTGGAGATAGACTGTCTAACCGGCAGTCATAAG AATCTGCATACATCTATAGTCATGGATGTGGGCAAGAGTTTAAATCCAGCATTGGACATTGGACAG GTGGAGGGTGGTTTCATGCAAGGTTTGGGTCTTTTCACCCTGGAGGAGCTACGCTACTCTCCTGATGGCTACCTGTATACTCGTGGACCTGGCATGTATAAGATTCCCGCTTTTGGGGATATTCCTATTGAATTAAAGGTCTCGCTGCTCAGAGATGCTCCTAATGAAAAGGCCATCTACTCCTCAAAG GCTGTGGGCGAACCTCCTCTCTTTCTGGCGGCCTCAGTGTTTTATGCTATTAAAGACGCCATCACAGCTGCTAGGGCTGAGTCCGGCCTGACTGGACCCTTTAGACTGGACAGCCCCGCCACGCCTGAACGGATACGAAATGCCTGTGAAGATAAGTTTACTAAACTG TGTCCTCCTGCGGATCCTGGCACCTTTACTCCGTGGGCAGTGCAGGTGTAA